Part of the Periplaneta americana isolate PAMFEO1 chromosome 4, P.americana_PAMFEO1_priV1, whole genome shotgun sequence genome is shown below.
TCAGGGGTGGCATCCCCCACGGGGGATTTAGCAACAATGTCTTTCTTATCATCTAGTGAAGGTAATGAAGCCGGAGAAGCTCGACCACCAcgcttctttttcttcctcttgacAGTGTCGAATTGTCCGTCGGGCTTCTCGAAGCCGGAAGTAATGACAGAACCCCCGTCTTCGTGGTGGGTGTCTGTTTCTGTGCTGGAGTCCTCCGACTCCTGTGGCTCTGGTTGCTGCTCGGCGCCTGACAGCTCTCCACTCACGAGGTTATCCAGGGAAGACGAGTGTTGGCGGCCGGTGCCACGCGCTCGCACTAGTCTCTTGCGTCTCTGTTCAGGGCTGGGCCTGCCCTCACTGTCACTGCCCACACTTCCACTGCCGTCGGAGTCCCTGTTGTTGTGGTCAGAGGCCGAGAACCCCATGAACCCGGTGAGGAAGTACTTCTCTAACCTCGACGACGCCAGCTCGGCCGGATCCACCGACCCGTCCTCGGCTCCCGCACCTTGGTCATCGCCCCCCGCCGTCTCGTCAGCGCCCAGAGACTCCAACCCTTCACTGTATATAGAACTACACGTGTCTGAAAACGAGTCCAGTTCGCGACCACCGCCCCCACCCGGAGGCGAGCCGAGGACGCCACCGCCGCCGAGGCCGTAGAAGAAGTACTTCTCGAGCTCTGAGGCGGAGGTGGGGCGGGTCTTCTTATCCTCGGGGGTGGCCTCCACCTCGCTCTCCTCGCAGCTCTCCTCCACGATGGTGTGGAGGGTGAAGTCGATGGCGGACCTGTGGTAGCCTCGCAGCTCCTCCTCTCTGTCCGACGCGTACGACGACGACGCCGTCGCTGACGACACGGCCGCCTCGTCGCCCGAGTCGGAGTCCTCCTCGGTGGGGGTGGTGGTGGCGAACTCCTCGTCTTCGCGGTTATCCAGCTCCTCCACCCACGAGTCGTCATCGGCGAGACCTTCCTCGAGACACACCACTGCCGACAACGTGTCACCCCCTGTCACCACTTTCACTTCTTCGCCCTTTTCTTTATGGGCCACTTCTTCCTTCTTGATGATCTGCGGCCGCGTCTTGGTGACCAGAGGCCGCTTGCACGACGGCGCGGTGCCCGACGTCTCCAGCGTGAGGGTGAAGTAGCCGGCCAGCCCTCCGGTGGTCTCCACGGGGGAGAcgtcgccgccgccgccgccatcTTCCTCCCAGTTGGTGTGCCTCACGATGACGTCAGCGCTGGGCACGAGCGTGGTGGTCTCGCTGGTGACGACGCTCACCACGGACTCCTGGTGCAGGTGGTTCTGCGTGATCATCACAAGACTCGTGTACCGGGGCTCCCCGCCGGGGGGCTCGCACGCGTCTCTCCCGCGCGCAGACTCGCTCACGACTAAACACGACACACCTTGCTGCTCCTCACCTGCGATACCAGCGCTGTCGGCGGCGCCGAGCGGAGTTGCTAACATAACGGGGTCACCGCCAGACCGGATCTCCCCCTCCAACACTTCGCCAACAATAACATCGCCGGCAACAATATCGTCGGCAACAGGTACTCCGCCGCTAACGGTCATTTCCCCCGCCTGCGGACTGCAGGCATCGCGATCTGCAGTATCGGTGCCATCACTCTGCGTCACGATGCCCTCATCACCAACTGATACAGTTGTCACTGCACTGTCCTCCAAGTCTTCACTAACACTTGCAGCTGTGGAAATCCGCTCATTGTTGTCTTCTGTAGGCGTATCTGCAGTGAATGTAACTGAATCGGCACACGACTGCTGCAGCTCTAACACGTGGCCAGTAACAGAATCACCGGGTGCGTCAACACTAGCATCACTATCACCGGCAGCACAAAAAACAGCTTCACTGTCCTCACTCACCACACCGTCACTGATCGCAACCGTCTGCCGCACACTCTTATTTTCATCTGAGGGCGGAATTTCTTCGATACAAGAGTCACCGGCAGCTGTGGTGGCGGGATCGATCGGGCCAGTATCCATGGAAACTGTAGAACAGTCTGGTTGCGGCGGAATTTCAACATGTGGACCGCCATCCTCGCTAGAACTTCCGCTGTTATCACGTGTAACAACTTCCTCGGAGCTTGAAGCAGTGTTAACGACCTCTTCGTGTCGATTCGTCTTGCACGTAAGGAGGGATTCATTCAACTCGGCGGCAGCCACGCCTTCTTCTTCCTCTCCGTCACAGGGTTCATCCACAAATACAGATTCTTCTACTTCTTCCAGCTCTTTATATTCATTGTGATTGAAACGGGAAGTAGATTCTTTAATAACAGAAAGCGCGCTTGTTGAAATTCCTGTCTCTATTTCATGCTCTGGCAGTTCTACTACAGACGAATCGCCCAGTTCGTCCATCGACATCTTATCCTGATATTCATGAATGTGAATGTCAACTATACACTCGTTTTCTGATAACTGAGGAGTACATTCCGAAATCTCTGATATTACAGGCTTATCAGTATCAACTTTGTACTCGTTATCAGTTAACGCTACAGGTAAATCAGCATTAGATTCGAGGTCATCCTGCGTGTTATTTAATTTCGAATCAGTCTGcatatttaatttctctaaatctGCGTTGTCTATGTGTGTATATTTAAGCAACACGACACTGGAGAATACGTCGTCGCAGTCTATTTGTAAAACAGATTCGTTCGCAGACGGTACAGGCTGTTCCAAAACCGCTGCCACATCACCTGTCTCACTATCACCTGACATTTCCGTTAGACTTATTACATCACCGGTCTCCCCTTCCTTCACAACGTCCCCCAAATTTTGTGAGCCCCTTTCTTTACGCTCTGATGCTATCATATCCGTGACGAGGTCTGGTACAGTCTCGGCCATAATTTCTGACACACTTGCTACTTCGTTCAGCTCATTTACAACTGatacagcagcagcaacaatttCAACACTTTCTGAATTCTCTTTACCTTCAGGCAACGATTCCGCAAACTCTGATTCAAGCACAGTCTTTAATTCTTCGTTGCAAACCCCGTGACTCAACACTGATTCACCTACAGGTATGTTCGATTCATTTTCTAGTATGTCAAGGCAAGAGTTAGATTGTTCGTTCCCCACTTTacccttctccttttcttcctcagGCACCTCATCTTCAGGAAGacttttaatttttgttaatctaacagtgatattaatatcttcttctcggttttcttctGACACTACCGCAATGTCTTCTTCAGACACATTTTTTGCCCTTGTAATTGATACGGTTGCACTAATACTCTCGTTTATTGCACTGTTTTCTTCGGGCACACTGTTCTCGCTGACGGTCTTTATTTTAATAAGACACACTGTTGTGGCATCACTGTCATCCTCAGGCACTTCAAATGTATCATCTATATCTAAATTCGTACTAGTACTTTCTTCTTCAGGCACTTTCACTACATCTAAATTATTCCCATCTGTAAGGCAAgtattattgtttccttcagaCACTAATACAACATCACCATCTTGAATTTTGATTTGTGTAAGACGTACTGTAGAAATATCAGGCACTTCAGCTTCCGAAGTTTCGTCAGGAACATTTATTGCACCATTTTCAGGAGAAGTCTTGTCAACACTTGCAAGGCACGGTGTAGAATCATCATTGCTCTCCTGCACCACAAGTTTTTCTTCAGGCACTACCACTGCATCGGCTTCAGAAGGGGTGTTTATAACTCTAACACTTTCTACTGCTTCACCATCCTCACGTTCGTTAATATATACAAGATTGTCTTCAGTCACACCCGCCGCGTTATCTTCAGATAAAACTTCTATTTTCGAGATATTATTGGTATCATCTGTAGTCTCTTTATACACTCCTTGCGTATCGCTATCTGACAAAAGAACGGAACTAGCTATGTCGTGTTTGCTTTCTTCATCAGACACTTCTAGTGGGCCAACTTCAGATACGATATCAATTGCACCATTTGTTTCGACCTCTTCGCCGTTGTCTCCAGGCACTTCCACTGCAATATCTTCATGTATCACTTTTATATTAGCGAGTGTTACTGTACTGTCAACTTCATTTGCGTCCTGCTTTTCTTCATTCACTTCAAATGTCTCTTCTTCatctaaatattttatatttgtaagaCACACAGTTACGGCCGTATCTTCATGTTCGTCTTCAGGAAGTTTGTTTTCAGAAATACTTTCCACCAATGTCGAGCACACCACATCATCTGAAGTATCTTCTTCGCGGTTTTCTTCGGGTACTCCCCCTGCCCCACTTGCTGAAGAGAGTTCTGTCTGTGTCCGATTCACATTATCAACAACGTCGCAATCTTTTTTCTGATTTTCTAATAAAGTCTCTATTTTTGTAACACATACTTCATCGCCAGGTTCTTCCTCAGGCACATGAGTTCTGTCACTTTCAGGCAACACTTTTATATTTAAGAGAGTTACTGTATCATTAAAATTCTCTTCACTTTTTTCTTCAGGCACCTCCACTATGTCACTCACAGCATTCGCAGAATTTTCTTCCTTGTGCTCTTCTTCAGGAACTTCTGATTCACCATCAGATATGTGTTTTACAATTACTTCACCAACAATATCATCCAAAGCATCTTTCTCGTTTTCTTCCTCAGGCACTTCTGCATTAATTTCAGCCTCAATCTTTATATTTGTGACAGAAATAATATCTTCCACACATGTCTCTGTAGAAACTTCATTTGTTTCATCTCCAGCTAGATATTCTAACTCGGTATGTTTCACTGTGCTGTTATTGTCACTGTTTTCTTCAGGCACTAATATGATGTCATCTTCTAACAAAGGCCTTAACTTCGAGAGGTTCACTGCATCTTCCGTAGATTTTTCAGGCACTTCTAATTTTTCACCGTCAGAAAAGTCCTTCGCAAGAGAGACTGTTTCGTCAGTTATTTCTTTGTCTTCTTCAGGTACTTCCACAGCGTCACTATCAGGTAAAAGTGCTGTTTTTGTAAGTGATGtatcagaattatttattttattttcaggcACTTTCACTGTGTCAATTTCAGACGGGAAATTTACATTTGTGAGTGTAACTGTATCCttagaataatttttatcttgTTTCTTTCCAGTCACTTTCACTGCAATACCATCAGGCAGTAGATTAATCTTGGAGAGTTTAAGTTTATCACCAAATTTCTTTCTATCGCGCTTCCTTCTCGGCACTTCAACTCTACCACAAACAGATTGGGGTTTTATCTTTGTGGGTGGAACTTTATCCTCAGACTTGTTTTCACTATGCTTCTTTTCAGGCACTTCCACTGTGTCACTTTCTGATAGGACTTTTATATTTGTGAGAGTAACTGTGTCATCAGGAGTGTTTGTATCATGTTTCTTTTCAGGCACTTCCACTGTATCACTTTCTTGTAGGACTTTTATATTTTTGAGAGTAACTGTGTCATGCTTCTTTTCAGGCACTTCCACTGTATCACTTTCTAATAGGACTTTTATATTTTTGAGAGTAACTGTGTCATCAGGAGTGTTTGTAACATGCTTCTTCTCAGGCACTTCCACTGTATCACTTTCTAGTAGGACTTTTATATTTTTGAGAGTAACTGTGTCATCAGGAGTGTTTGTATCATGTTTCTTTTCAGGCACTTCCACTGTATCACTTTCTGGTAGCACTTTTATATTTTTAAGAGTAACTGTGTCATGTTTCTTTTCAGGCACTTCCACTGTATCACTTTCTGATAGGACTTTTATATTTTTGAGAGTAACTGTGTCATCAGGAGTGTTTGTAACATGCTTCTTTTCAGGCAATTCCACTGTATCACTTTCTGGtaggaattttatatttttgagagTAACTGTGTCATCGGGAGTGTTTGTATCTTGCTTCTTTTCAGGCACTTCCACTGTATCACTTTCTggtatgaattttatatttttgagagTAACTGTGCCCTCAAAAGCGTTTGTATCATGCTTCTTTTCAGGCACTTCCACTATGTCACTTTCTGGtaggaattttatatttttgagagTAACAGTGTCCTCAGGAGTGTTTGTATCACGTTTCTTTTCAGGCACTTCCACTGTAACACTTTCTGGTAggaattttatatttgttaaagtaaCCGTGTCCTCTGGAATGTTTCTGTCGTGCTTCTTTCCAGGCACTTCCACTATTTCACTTTCTGGTAGGAATTTTATATTTGTGAGAGTAATTGTGTCCTCAGAAGCGTTTCTATCGTGTTTCGTTTCTTGTACTTCCACTGCCCCACTTTCTGAAAGAAACTTTACCTTTGTGAGACGGACTCTATCCTCAAAGCTGTTTTCATCGCGTCGTTTTTCAGGATCTTCCACTGTGTCACTTTCTGATAGCAATTTTGTCCTCGTGAGTGTAACCGTGACCTCAGAACTGTTCTTAACGGGTTTCTTTTTGGACACTTCCACTGTGTTGCCTTCTCCTTGAATTTTTATCTTAGTGGGTGTAACTGCATCCTTCGAATTCTTCTTATGCTTCTTTTCAGGCACTTTCAATGCGGTTGTATCaggttgaatttttatatttgtgaatgAAACTTCAATATCTTCATGGTGTATCTTTTCAGGCAAATGTATTGTGTCAGTATCTGCCACAGATGTTATCTTCGACAGACAGACTGTTCCCTCAGAATCATTTTTATCGTATTTATTTTCAGGCACGTCCACTGTTTCACTTTCAGATATAAATTTGACCTTGGTAAGTAAAACTGTATTCTCAGAAATGTTTTTATCGCCTTTCTCTTCAGCCACTTCCACTGTATCACTGTCAGGTAGAAGCTTTATCTTTGTTAGCGAAACTGTATCACTTGAATCGTTTTTATTGAACTTGTCACTCACTTCAACAGTATCGTTATCTGGTATGAGTTTTATGTTTGTAAGGCACACTGCACTTTCCGTATCGCTGTCATCGGGGGTGCTACGCCCCTCGTCGTCACTGCAGCTGTTCACGACGAACACTGTGGAGAAATGCTGTCCGTCGGGGTCGTCTTCGTCGGTATCGGAGCTGCAGCGTGACGAAGAGCTGTCATCCAGTTGGTCGTCGTCACTACCTGCAACAATGGGCGTGGTGAGGGTGGCAGACATATCCACCGAGTCGCAACCGTCTTCTTTCTCCTCACCTTTCTCCTCGTCGTCCTCATCCTCGTCACTAGTGTTGGTAATGATGTCATCAATGACGTCACCTTCGTTTTGCTTGTATTCTTGATCCTTTGTTGCGGTCAAGTCGGTGTTTGTGTTGGTATCTGTGTCAGCGTCGCCATCTTGCGGCGTGAAGTAGTAAGTTCGCTTCACGGGCGAGCTGGTCACGCTGTCTTCGTTGGAGTCGCTGTTTGATGACAGAGAGGAGAATGATGATAGTCTCTCGCGTGGCAAATGGGCCAGATCGTCGGATATCTCTGATACCACTGCGGCAGGGGTGGTTGTGGGGGTCGTGTCCGCCGCTGTAGGAGTGTCGGCAACTGGTTTAGACTTCTTCTTGCGACCTCTTTTCTTGGACTTCCTGTTCTTGGCGTTGTTGGTAGAGACGGTGTGTGTTACTGCTTCTCCCGAACTTTCTATAATCAATCCTTCGGTTAAAGTTGATGTGTTTTCACTTTCGTTTTCGTCGTTCAATTGTTTGAACGTCACCAACACGATCCCGCCGTCGTCTTGCAGTACGCTCTTGGTTTTATCGGTTATGGCAACTGCGGTGACGTCATCGGCACGTGGCGGCGGGGGCTCCAACATGGTCTTGTCGCCGTCTCGCTTCTGCTTGCGCTGCTTCGGCTTGGGCTTGCGTTTGGGGCCCGGCTTCGCGGCGCTCCTCTTGTTCTCCGCGCACTGGCCGGCCGCAGGTGAGGCCGCTATCTGCTCCGGCGCGATAACGGCTCCCACGCTGATAACGGGCGCCTCCACGTTGACGAACCCCGCCGCGCAGTAGGGGGACAGCGCTGGCCAGCTGCACCACGGTCCCACCACCACGTGCGGCCGCTGGTAGCTGCGTATTCGGATCCTGACGCCGGCGCCGGGCGTCTGGGCGGAGGGCGACGCCGCCCCCCCGTCCGGGTAGACGATATCGGCGACGCTGACCGCGTCCGAGACCTGCGGCGTCGGCCAGAGGGACGCGGGTACGGGCACCGGGATGGGCACCGGTACGGGGATCGGCACGGGGACCGGTACCGGCACGGTGGCGGGGGCGTCCGTGGAACCGCACGTCTCGCAAGAGCCCCTAGTCAGCGGGGTGGCCGACACATCTCTGCCGCTCGCCGCTCCGCACTGGTGCCGGCTTGCACTCCTCGCGCTCGCCGTGTCCTCCCCACCTGGCGGCCGGTTCGACAACTCCTCTCCTCCGCCGCCTCCCCGCGGCTGGCAGCCATAGTAGTAGAAGTGATCCGAAAACGTGATCTCCTCCAGACTCCTCTCTCCACTCGACCTTAACGAATCGCCACGTGTGAAATATTGGCGCTGTTGTCGGAACATGGATGGCGGAGGCCTTGACCCCTGGTCTTGCGCACAGGACCTCGATCTCGCATCAACATTTACCCCCAGATAACTACCCCCGAGATCATCCAGGACCGGAGAATCCGCGGCTACCGGGGACCTTCGACGTCTCAGGAACCCGCCGCCGTCCGACGAAGACGCAGGGGAAGGCACCTCTCTCCTCGAAGTGACGTCATCAGCGTTGTACAGCAGCCGCTTCCTGCACGAAGGCGAGTCGAACCCGGAACTCTTCAAGAAAGACTGCTGCTCGTCGGAGGACTCGCCCTTGCTCCAGGACCAGTCCCTGAGCACGGGCCGCACGACCGAAGAACTCTCAAAATAATCCCAGTCGCACTCAAAACCGGAAGTGACGCCGCCGCCGACGGAAGACGTGGAAGAGCTGTCCTCGTCAGCagcgtcgtcatcgtcgtcggaGTCGTGGGAGCCCTTGgacgaggagtccgagctgatgAAAACGAGCTTGTAGTCGTCTCCCTCGGGCTGAAGGATCCTGGCGGACTCCAGCAGGTTGCAAGGGTACAGCAGGTCCTGCTGGGTGGACGCCTCGGCAGGGGGGTCCGACACCACGCGTCGTGACACCTCCGTCACGCGGAGGCTCTCAGTGACTCGCGTACTCCGGCGGGCCCGCGTCCACAGCTCTCCTTTAGCAACAACGACCCGAACACTCAAAAAACAGCTGTTGCTGAGTCCTTTGTTAGTTGGGAAGTGTATTAGTTTGCGATCTACGGAGGTGTTAGAGCTCCTACACTACACCCACAAGCAAGAGAAACCGGCCAGCCGGCACTTTCACGCCGCCAATGCATGCATCTGTGcaattattcatgttaaattgcAGTTCTGTATCAGCACAGGCCTACTGGTTCCGTAAGCAGACTTAAAAGGCAAGAAAACCGCGAACGTGTTACAATTATATTTGATATCCATACTGCACAACCACTAGGCAAATCAGGGCGTTGAAACAAGGTTTCAAATCTACTTAGAAGCACTGTTGTTCGAATGTAACCAATCCGCCTACGACTTAGCACCATTACTTGCATGAAAAGTACAGCCGTTACAGTTCACTGGCTAGCATAAGGAAGATGGTAAGCATTCTGTTATGTACACAAAGAAGTTCTGTCACCAAGGCTTAATAGATAAAGGCATCAAGATTAGTTTATTTACAAAAGATATATACACAGAACAGAAGTATTCTAATCTCTGCTACATCACCAACTAAATCAACCAAATTATTTCTACTAATATATAGGTCTTGCGACCATATTTCTTATCAGTTGAAgcatatttcattaaaaatacaagGATAAAATATAATGTGCACTAAATTGACGTAACAAAGGGCATCAAAGAAAAGGGTACAGTCAATTTATTGAAGTCGGAAATGATTTcgtttaaattcattttaagagGCTGTGGTagggtataccttattttagtAGTCTActgttcattttattaatatttaaggaaaatTATCTCAGAAACTctgaacaataaaaatatacattatttctAACGACAATAATTACTCTGAACAATGAGAACATATTCCTAACATCCTATCGGAACAATTATTAAGATATGCTTCTAACGACGATAATTATTCtgaacaaacacaatacaatattcTAATGGTAATTACTCCGAACATTTAGCATATATTTATAACGGCGATAATTATTCTGAACAATCAAATACAATATTCTAATGGTAATTACTTCGAACATTTAGCATATATTTATAACGGCGATAATTATTCTGAACAATCAAATACAATATTCTAATGGTAATTACTTCGAACATTTAGCATATATTTATAACGGCGATAATTATTCTGAACAATCAAATACAATATTCTAATGGTAATTACTTCGAACATTTAGCATATATTTATAACGGCGATAATTATTCTGAACAATCAAATACAATATTCTAATGGTAATTACTTCGAACATTTAGCATATATTTATAAAGGCGATAATTATTCTGCACAATCGCGATACAATATTCTAATGGTAATTACTCCGAACATTTAGCATATATTTATAACGGCGATAATTATTCTGAACAATCAAATACAATATTCTAATGGTAATTACTTCGAACATTTAGCATATATTTATAAAGGCGATAATTATTCTGCACAATCACAATACAATATTCTAATGGTAATTACTTCGAACATTTAGCATATATTTATAAAGGCGATAATTATTCTGCACAATCGCGATACAATATTCTAATGGTAATTACTCCGAACATTTAGCATATATTTATAACGGCGATAATTATTCTGAACAATCACAATACAATATTCTAATGGTAATTACTTCGAACATTTAGCATATATTTATAACGGCGATAATTATTCTGAACAATCACAATACAATATTCTAATGGTAATTACTTCGAACATTTAGCATATATTTATAACGGCGATAATTATTCTGAACAATCACAATATAACTCTGATGAGAATAATTATTGTGAACATTTAGGATAGTTCATAATAgcgataattgaagcgtcggctggaacaacgtagtaagttacaaaattttcattcggcgtgtttccgtgtaataatgttgtatgtcatgttaccttgctatactctttggcttgcaactgtgcatcaatgcagtacgtgaaatttgtccactcaaaagtttgctaccctcataagaacaacgtgtacgtg
Proteins encoded:
- the LOC138698483 gene encoding uncharacterized protein isoform X3 — its product is MSVDTTCDHRLNHHKVLNVRLKAELQALRRKGALRTGQGWGPEETSPGGRACARCRAELGRIMNRGAFCRACRLRVCKACREYSVRSTDWVCSVCHKHMEIQAATGEWMNEYVRRPSRRRDNRVYVPAADLIKRSIRRSWTISNPSPRWSALRGSAELRAYSSLPRHHDCSYPILNHPRHPSPPPPPGDPDNNENLSPLTNSLISPLPTQQPSQSQNQFEAGEKPPFQEQLPPSFRERVHTSPLPMMARQRRYSPSRDSIGGERGRGLLNRTAKSESDHDYRTPASSVSLVDRGVHDGYSSSPTSRRRELFKQPKFGDGVYPRSPEIVIRSKRYSDIRQSFSDDSSPTPVRNVFGRDEKRKSVIEEDVVEGPILSDEQKRKSVMGQERKGSAEQAQEKRTVSVADIESVNLSSSDHGSLISPMPMICRTDSAPVKPQRRHPLIRSSEQRAILSRETRSLSTSGHPDLYHSGSVAFEYSGNSDSGGEIMATPPMHSRRFGGMSRAGKQSDDGPLEGSPGPGGSSPASVRASSGDDVTDAEPLFRKVTIKKRRQETRRLVDGSGELWTRARRSTRVTESLRVTEVSRRVVSDPPAEASTQQDLLYPCNLLESARILQPEGDDYKLVFISSDSSSKGSHDSDDDDDAADEDSSSTSSVGGGVTSGFECDWDYFESSSVVRPVLRDWSWSKGESSDEQQSFLKSSGFDSPSCRKRLLYNADDVTSRREVPSPASSSDGGGFLRRRRSPVAADSPVLDDLGGSYLGVNVDARSRSCAQDQGSRPPPSMFRQQRQYFTRGDSLRSSGERSLEEITFSDHFYYYGCQPRGGGGGEELSNRPPGGEDTASARSASRHQCGAASGRDVSATPLTRGSCETCGSTDAPATVPVPVPVPIPVPVPIPVPVPASLWPTPQVSDAVSVADIVYPDGGAASPSAQTPGAGVRIRIRSYQRPHVVVGPWCSWPALSPYCAAGFVNVEAPVISVGAVIAPEQIAASPAAGQCAENKRSAAKPGPKRKPKPKQRKQKRDGDKTMLEPPPPRADDVTAVAITDKTKSVLQDDGGIVLVTFKQLNDENESENTSTLTEGLIIESSGEAVTHTVSTNNAKNRKSKKRGRKKKSKPVADTPTAADTTPTTTPAAVVSEISDDLAHLPRERLSSFSSLSSNSDSNEDSVTSSPVKRTYYFTPQDGDADTDTNTNTDLTATKDQEYKQNEGDVIDDIITNTSDEDEDDEEKGEEKEDGCDSVDMSATLTTPIVAGSDDDQLDDSSSSRCSSDTDEDDPDGQHFSTVFVVNSCSDDEGRSTPDDSDTESAVCLTNIKLIPDNDTVEVSDKFNKNDSSDTVSLTKIKLLPDSDTVEVAEEKGDKNISENTVLLTKVKFISESETVDVPENKYDKNDSEGTVCLSKITSVADTDTIHLPEKIHHEDIEVSFTNIKIQPDTTALKVPEKKHKKNSKDAVTPTKIKIQGEGNTVEVSKKKPVKNSSEVTVTLTRTKLLSESDTVEDPEKRRDENSFEDRVRLTKVKFLSESGAVEVQETKHDRNASEDTITLTNIKFLPESEIVEVPGKKHDRNIPEDTVTLTNIKFLPESVTVEVPEKKRDTNTPEDTVTLKNIKFLPESDIVEVPEKKHDTNAFEGTVTLKNIKFIPESDTVEVPEKKQDTNTPDDTVTLKNIKFLPESDTVELPEKKHVTNTPDDTVTLKNIKVLSESDTVEVPEKKHDTVTLKNIKVLPESDTVEVPEKKHDTNTPDDTVTLKNIKVLLESDTVEVPEKKHVTNTPDDTVTLKNIKVLLESDTVEVPEKKHDTVTLKNIKVLQESDTVEVPEKKHDTNTPDDTVTLTNIKVLSESDTVEVPEKKHSENKSEDKVPPTKIKPQSVCGRVEVPRRKRDRKKFGDKLKLSKINLLPDGIAVKVTGKKQDKNYSKDTVTLTNVNFPSEIDTVKVPENKINNSDTSLTKTALLPDSDAVEVPEEDKEITDETVSLAKDFSDGEKLEVPEKSTEDAVNLSKLRPLLEDDIILVPEENSDNNSTVKHTELEYLAGDETNEVSTETCVEDIISVTNIKIEAEINAEVPEEENEKDALDDIVGEVIVKHISDGESEVPEEEHKEENSANAVSDIVEVPEEKSEENFNDTVTLLNIKVLPESDRTHVPEEEPGDEVCVTKIETLLENQKKDCDVVDNVNRTQTELSSASGAGGVPEENREEDTSDDVVCSTLVESISENKLPEDEHEDTAVTVCLTNIKYLDEEETFEVNEEKQDANEVDSTVTLANIKVIHEDIAVEVPGDNGEEVETNGAIDIVSEVGPLEVSDEESKHDIASSVLLSDSDTQGVYKETTDDTNNISKIEVLSEDNAAGVTEDNLVYINEREDGEAVESVRVINTPSEADAVVVPEEKLVVQESNDDSTPCLASVDKTSPENGAINVPDETSEAEVPDISTVRLTQIKIQDGDVVLVSEGNNNTCLTDGNNLDVVKVPEEESTSTNLDIDDTFEVPEDDSDATTVCLIKIKTVSENSVPEENSAINESISATVSITRAKNVSEEDIAVVSEENREEDINITVRLTKIKSLPEDEVPEEEKEKGKVGNEQSNSCLDILENESNIPVGESVLSHGVCNEELKTVLESEFAESLPEGKENSESVEIVAAAVSVVNELNEVASVSEIMAETVPDLVTDMIASERKERGSQNLGDVVKEGETGDVISLTEMSGDSETGDVAAVLEQPVPSANESVLQIDCDDVFSSVVLLKYTHIDNADLEKLNMQTDSKLNNTQDDLESNADLPVALTDNEYKVDTDKPVISEISECTPQLSENECIVDIHIHEYQDKMSMDELGDSSVVELPEHEIETGISTSALSVIKESTSRFNHNEYKELEEVEESVFVDEPCDGEEEEGVAAAELNESLLTCKTNRHEEVVNTASSSEEVVTRDNSGSSSEDGGPHVEIPPQPDCSTVSMDTGPIDPATTAAGDSCIEEIPPSDENKSVRQTVAISDGVVSEDSEAVFCAAGDSDASVDAPGDSVTGHVLELQQSCADSVTFTADTPTEDNNERISTAASVSEDLEDSAVTTVSVGDEGIVTQSDGTDTADRDACSPQAGEMTVSGGVPVADDIVAGDVIVGEVLEGEIRSGGDPVMLATPLGAADSAGIAGEEQQGVSCLVVSESARGRDACEPPGGEPRYTSLVMITQNHLHQESVVSVVTSETTTLVPSADVIVRHTNWEEDGGGGGDVSPVETTGGLAGYFTLTLETSGTAPSCKRPLVTKTRPQIIKKEEVAHKEKGEEVKVVTGGDTLSAVVCLEEGLADDDSWVEELDNREDEEFATTTPTEEDSDSGDEAAVSSATASSSYASDREEELRGYHRSAIDFTLHTIVEESCEESEVEATPEDKKTRPTSASELEKYFFYGLGGGGVLGSPPGGGGGRELDSFSDTCSSIYSEGLESLGADETAGGDDQGAGAEDGSVDPAELASSRLEKYFLTGFMGFSASDHNNRDSDGSGSVGSDSEGRPSPEQRRKRLVRARGTGRQHSSSLDNLVSGELSGAEQQPEPQESEDSSTETDTHHEDGGSVITSGFEKPDGQFDTVKRKKKKRGGRASPASLPSLDDKKDIVAKSPVGDATPDKILASSEELSALGMSLDDSSTTDDEEGCKTPQPEFLLMPSSELSASRNKQQSRDSGFIGSCDDLLKDQRTSSDSSSSSNNNDSPSIAPPQKSKQTSATSNMEEHKKRIGETTAVCGGLPVVEEGAGDHSKASHMIPTSNPPATALTRKDSFNNWSSDEETNLMMSKMRAFFKTMVAASSSSTGQVPQKTPQASPATRQRGTKPPQLVYFENELTRLMKTVPGIRDEQVREIVEYLSSEDTWSDSYDSSDYTSSDLEGAGAKTELQEQISASCQQIINKFDTSIEDDDDDEDKTSAGVGLNRDTAFVYQRLVASFSKMADNPTAGGGPQNGSHSPSSDSTPYSSPPLIAKVMHHIGSRLVALMHEVSGGEGMGAATSSPKVRYHHPHRRLQAKLSAASTTTDDDSHTDTEQGGTELPGLPRSKSHDLLLEPGGRPGAASSMELATSEASDYERFSWRGSFESALMAADSRTKLSLLQDSSNAASTAAKRRSAGDLLFAGKSVSREQLLDRVRSCGSIGGSVEDKIWNARRRRSSVPDANTCHAGSGTSADGDDDDDTDDDDTDVRSTTLPRSLQTSCSAGTNSLPRLPTCTTASPAPSILSAAGSMYKSHSVQHFGQGHVKSARYRPPGFNRTAPPKRAVSAPGLQPQHPTRGGRGEGGRRSRLQSNPSTPTPTQVSDDASISEEIPPVVLPTHSKSASPSPIVGAGGRKGPGSVSSGEWPPSPDEDIDRMVAIHLQRSSLSSLGQRSDSLASVYSGARYGTVAVKGEVEFGLEYNYKAGALEIHVKQCRDLAPIDTKRNRSDPYVKVYLLPDKSKSGKRKTKVKKHTLNPVFDETLKFQMTLHGLETRTLWLTVWHSDMFGRNDFLGEVMMGLENKVFDDPSPHWYPLQERTEPFDDLLSYKGDLIIGLKFVPPDVTSAVQKKGKRSSRGSLNVLVKEAKNLTAVKANGTSDPFCKSYLLPDKGRSSKQKTPVLKRTCNPVWNYTFMYEDVSLQELSERSLELTVWDHDRLGSNEFLGGLRFNLGTGKHYGKAVDWMDATGKEVTLWQQMLERPNFWVEGCLTLRPSLEHRNSS